ACGTTCGATTGAGATGGTATTGCTGACCAGTCCTTTTGAATCGATCACCTGGACGGTGTTACTGCCCGACTGGAGCCCCAGCTTCTTTGCCTTGCCCTTGAGCTGGAACTTTCGCCCGCCGCTATCGTTTTAGACGCCGTGCTAAAAAAATAGCACTTTGTGGTTGACAGGCCCGCGCCGTCGTGCTAAAAAAATAGCACCTTGATCGCAAGCGAGGAACCGGGCCGATGACTAAGAATCCGCATGCGCACCTGAGCCGCCGCGAGCGGCAGATCATGGATGTCATCTACACCAAAGGACGGGCGACCGCTGCCGAGGTGCTAGAGGCGATTCCGCTGCCGCCGAGCTATTCGGCAGTGCGCGCCATGCTCAGGCTGCTGGAAGAGAAGGGCTACCTGCGCCACGAGCAGGACGGGCCGCGCTACGTCTTCCTGCCGACGCTGTCGCGCGAGCGGGCGCGGCAGTCGGCGATGAAGCAGTTGCTGCAAACCTTTTTCGACAACTCGGCAGAGCAGGCGGTCGCCGCTTTTCTCGACATGTCGCGCGCCCGGCTGAGTGAGGCCGAGCTTGACCGCCTGTCTGAGATGATTGCGCGGGCCAGAAAGGAAGGGCGATGATGGCTTACGTATTCATAGAACCCGCGGCGCTCACGCAAGAAAACGGCTGGCCGGCGTTGCTGATTGCGCTGGCGGCCAAGAGCATGCTGATTCTCGGCCTGGCGGCCGTAATCGCTTTCGCTTTGCGCCGGGCCGCCGCCGCATCGCGCCACCTGGTCTGGAACATGGCGCTCG
The sequence above is a segment of the Blastocatellia bacterium genome. Coding sequences within it:
- a CDS encoding BlaI/MecI/CopY family transcriptional regulator, with product MTKNPHAHLSRRERQIMDVIYTKGRATAAEVLEAIPLPPSYSAVRAMLRLLEEKGYLRHEQDGPRYVFLPTLSRERARQSAMKQLLQTFFDNSAEQAVAAFLDMSRARLSEAELDRLSEMIARARKEGR